One Simonsiella muelleri ATCC 29453 DNA window includes the following coding sequences:
- a CDS encoding DUF2523 domain-containing protein, giving the protein MPLLARIATMLMSVLGTLISTYGGRLLAALGISVISYKGISSLQSQFVNYLTSQFSNMPSEVLQIFYLAGGGVALNYIFGASAFAFGLMSVTKIGSVFKR; this is encoded by the coding sequence ATGCCATTATTAGCTCGTATTGCTACAATGCTGATGAGTGTTTTAGGTACGTTAATTTCTACTTATGGTGGGCGTTTGTTGGCAGCTTTGGGTATATCTGTGATTAGTTATAAGGGTATAAGTTCTTTGCAGTCTCAATTTGTGAATTATTTAACAAGTCAATTTAGTAATATGCCTTCTGAAGTATTACAAATATTTTATTTAGCAGGTGGTGGCGTTGCCTTAAATTATATTTTTGGTGCATCAGCTTTTGCTTTTGGTTTGATGTCTGTTACTAAAATAGGTTCTGTTTTTAAAAGGTAA
- a CDS encoding zonular occludens toxin family protein — translation MISLITGLPGSGKTSLIVHMLMTRKDLQNRPLFVDGIPELKLPTMPIPDGESMETWHKWAPVGAIIVIDEAQRIFRPRPAGSKVPDYVHELETHRHKGLDFFILTQHPRLIDVNLRSLVGEHRNISRTMLGFKRVSYWQKCANPESRNDVADAKNSIFTTKKDAFGMYKSAEEHNKLKGSLTSWVWFLPLLIFLVVYLSFNLKSSLEKKTVQKKTVQQSDPVNQSNNQQVINNSSLPVQAASRIEQPITQYLSEKDFEPTIKGKPWTAPIYDGLNRNVQSMPFPVACVESVKAKKCTCYTDQATPMPEIDKKTCLDYARNGIFDPYRTPATNQYYTQRDDGTYTDN, via the coding sequence ATGATTAGTTTAATTACTGGTTTACCAGGTTCTGGTAAGACTAGTCTAATTGTTCATATGCTGATGACTAGAAAAGATTTGCAAAATCGTCCTTTATTTGTCGATGGTATTCCTGAGCTTAAATTGCCCACTATGCCTATTCCTGATGGTGAGTCAATGGAAACATGGCATAAATGGGCTCCTGTAGGCGCAATTATTGTTATTGATGAAGCGCAGCGAATTTTTCGTCCCCGACCTGCTGGTTCTAAAGTTCCTGACTACGTTCATGAGCTTGAAACTCATCGTCATAAAGGTTTAGATTTTTTTATATTAACTCAGCATCCGCGATTAATTGATGTTAATTTACGTTCTTTGGTTGGAGAGCATCGTAATATTAGCCGTACTATGCTTGGGTTTAAACGCGTTTCTTATTGGCAAAAATGTGCGAATCCTGAATCTCGCAATGATGTTGCTGATGCTAAAAACAGCATTTTTACTACTAAAAAAGATGCTTTCGGTATGTATAAATCTGCTGAAGAACATAATAAGTTAAAAGGTTCACTAACTTCTTGGGTGTGGTTTTTGCCATTATTGATTTTTTTAGTGGTTTATTTATCTTTTAATTTGAAGTCTAGCCTTGAGAAAAAAACAGTTCAGAAAAAAACGGTACAGCAATCTGATCCAGTTAATCAGTCCAATAATCAGCAAGTAATTAATAATTCATCATTGCCTGTTCAGGCTGCATCACGGATTGAGCAGCCAATTACTCAGTACTTGAGTGAAAAGGATTTTGAACCAACAATAAAAGGCAAACCTTGGACGGCTCCTATTTATGACGGTTTAAATCGTAATGTCCAATCAATGCCTTTTCCTGTTGCTTGTGTTGAAAGTGTTAAAGCTAAAAAATGTACTTGTTATACTGACCAGGCAACCCCTATGCCTGAAATAGATAAAAAAACTTGTCTAGATTATGCACGTAATGGTATTTTTGATCCTTATAGGACTCCTGCTACCAATCAATATTATACACAACGTGATGATGGTACTTATACAGATAATTAA
- a CDS encoding energy transducer TonB yields the protein MKQNIIITLLSVICGILGYIAANIKSEVPKTNTLPNIQATKPSEFQKITKTNENEIIDYGLIKGKLKPQYSKESLENEEEGSVVVEIIVNKNGIIESAKISHSSGHARLDYTAIKTAKNEKLEPQTKQGKPIRTRYLISYTFNLAE from the coding sequence ATGAAACAAAATATTATCATTACCCTGTTATCGGTTATTTGTGGCATATTGGGCTACATTGCAGCCAACATAAAGAGCGAAGTTCCTAAAACTAACACACTACCAAACATACAAGCAACAAAACCAAGCGAATTTCAAAAAATAACAAAAACCAATGAAAATGAAATCATTGATTATGGACTTATAAAAGGTAAATTAAAGCCACAATATTCCAAAGAATCCCTTGAAAATGAAGAAGAAGGTTCAGTGGTAGTAGAAATAATTGTTAATAAAAATGGAATTATTGAATCAGCAAAAATTTCTCACAGTAGTGGGCACGCAAGATTAGACTACACAGCAATTAAAACAGCAAAGAACGAAAAACTAGAACCGCAAACCAAACAAGGTAAACCGATCAGAACACGCTATTTAATTTCATACACATTTAACCTTGCTGAATAA
- a CDS encoding virulence factor TspB C-terminal domain-related protein — translation MTLITVKILGTNHEISYWPFCDAAIKLCPIIILVSIFLSFIVVRSAILLKD, via the coding sequence TTGACATTAATTACAGTAAAAATTTTAGGTACAAATCATGAAATTAGTTATTGGCCTTTTTGTGATGCTGCTATTAAACTTTGTCCAATTATTATTTTAGTATCGATATTTTTATCATTTATTGTTGTTCGTTCTGCTATTTTATTAAAGGATTAA